A stretch of Phragmites australis chromosome 12, lpPhrAust1.1, whole genome shotgun sequence DNA encodes these proteins:
- the LOC133887298 gene encoding small ribosomal subunit protein uS8z/uS8w-like, which yields MVRVSVLNDALKSMYNAEKRGKRQVMIRPSSKVIIKFLIVMQRHGYIGEFEYVDDHRAGKIVVELNGRLNKCGVISPRFDVGVKEIEGWTARLLPSRQFGYIVLTTSAGIMDHEEARRKNVGGKVLGFFY from the exons ATGGTGAGGGTTAGCGTCCTTAACGACGCGTTGAAGAGTATGTACAATGCAGAGAAGCGTGGGAAGAGGCAAGTCATGATCCGGCCCTCTTCAAAAGTGATCATCAAGTTCCTTATTGTCATGCAACGCCACG GCTACATTGGCGAGTTTGAGTATGTTGATGACCACCGAGCGGGGAAGATCGTGGTTGAATTGAATGGGAGGCTCAACAAGTGCGGGGTGATCAGCCCTCGATTCGATGTTGGCGTGAAGGAGATTGAGGGCTGGACAGCCAGGCTGCTTCCATCCCGTCAG TTTGGGTATATCGTACTGACAACCTCTGCTGGCATCATGGATCATGAAGAAGCCAGGAGGAAGAACGTGGGTGGCAAAGTGCTCGGCTTCTTTTACTGA
- the LOC133887344 gene encoding uncharacterized protein LOC133887344: MAEMVSSAVVQEAVSQVLSSIRDKYEGKSNAKEHMERMEMAHIKLEAALETSDKWNVTSAPLLRWRSKLKRAVQECDDTLRRCKQRSQGEAEGTEHGVRSSTFPKRIAHTAKSFVSSIFNRGDDELSGSTVRRFEWFADGASEFLRYVELGGTPRQYMFFDPLVRHLLAGKGTEYSFVRGDQHLSFFLGSFSPPEHGIEGRLKFFLEDGNAPENNFLLGLHFRLSESTDIVGVVVRCLQLFTPHLRSTSETVKTKLTQLPTQDFYWAPCIDSSLKKHWNNLHNIFCKWFRPDPLCCQQHDHRHMQSYAGSNTSSSSEPFPCDIYLEPVTEVFLLGHVPLSPGYNKQRAVVDGETCPVRDVPYLKLGGLFSPHASSEDLLPTVGGSATEMLNGEAAQRGLYANISFEQLGEIMLPKAVDCLCQNAGATSYQMLWKSKHGGAYLRVQKTACRATSRKGRGRNRLKQWGMGVRRGITEFLGSWVAHAPAQLQGSIADWIKKESVMQLALD; this comes from the coding sequence ATGGcagagatggtgagttccgcagtggtccaGGAGGCAGTTAGCCAAGTCTTATCTAGCATAAGGGACAAGTACGAGGGGAAGTCAAATGCAAAGGAGCACATGGAGAGGATGGAGATGGCGCACATCAAGCTGGAGGCCGCCCTCGAGACATCCGACAAGTGGAACGTCACAAGCGCGCCATTGCTGCGTTGGCGGAGCAAGCTCAAGCGCGCTGTGCAGGAGTGCGACGACACACTGCGGAGGTGCAAGCAGCGCTCTCAGGGAGAAGCGGAAGGGACGGAGCACGGGGTAAGGAGCTCCACCTTTCCTAAACGGATTGCTCACACTGCCAAGTCGTTCGTTTCCTCCATCTTTAATCGCGGCGACGACGAGCTGAGCGGATCCACCGTTCGGCGATTCGAGTGGTTCGCAGACGGTGCTAGCGAGTTTTTGAGATATGTGGagcttggtggcacaccacgcCAATACATGTTCTTCGACCCTCTTGTGCGCCATCTTCTCGCTGGCAAAGGAACAGAGTATAGCTTTGTTCGCGGGGACCAACACCTCTCGTTTTTTCTCGGGTCCTTCAGTCCTCCCGAGCATGGGATAGAGGGTAGGCTGAAATTTTTCCTCGAAGATGGTAATGCGCCAGAGAATAATTTCCTTCTTGGTCTTCACTTTAGACTTTCCGAGAGTACCGACATAGTTGGGGTTGTAGTCAGATGCCTGCAGCTGTTTACGCCTCACTTGAGGTCCACTTCTGAGACTGTGAAGACAAAGCTCACCCAGCTACCAACGCAAGACTTCTACTGGGCGCCATGTATTGATTCAAGCCTTAAGAAACACTGGAACAATCTTCACAACATATTTTGTAAATGGTTTCGGCCAGATCCGCTTTGTTGCCAGCAACATGATCATCGGCACATGCAGAGCTACGCCGGTAGCAACACAAGCTCATCATCAGAACCATTTCCATGTGATATATACTTGGAACCAGTTACCGAAGTGTTTTTGCTGGGCCACGTCCCACTGTCACCTGGGTACAACAAACAGAGGGCGGTCGTCGACGGCGAAACATGCCCGGTGAGAGATGTTCCGTACCTGAAACTGGGAGGACTCTTCTCGCCCCATGCTTCTTCTGAAGATTTGTTGCCTACAGTTGGGGGTTCAGCGACAGAGATGCTCAACGGGGAGGCCGCGCAACGTGGCTTGTATGCAAACATTTCCTTTGAACAGCTGGGCGAGATCATGCTACCCAAGGCGGTAGATTGCCTTTGCCAGAATGCGGGAGCGACCTCGTATCAGATGCTGTGGAAGTCCAAGCACGGCGGCGCATACCTTCGGGTCCAGAAGACCGCATGCCGAGCAACCAGTCGGAAAGGTAGGGGACGAAACCGTCTGAAACAGTGGGGCATGGGAGTGCGCCGAGGAATCACTGAGTTCCTCGGCTCGTGGGTTGCGCACGCGCCTGCCCAGCTGCAGGGCTCAATCGCAGACTGGATAAAAAAAGAATCAGTAATGCAGTTAGCACTTGATTAG